ATACGGAATTTTTGGACTGTGAACTTAGGGGCGAGTCACCTCACAGCCCTGACGGTGGCGACATCGAGACGCAGAAAAGTGTTGCAAATGACGCGATGATGCTCATGATTTCATGCCAAAAAGCTCTGGAAAAGTCGGACGATGAACCAGTAATCAGTTTAAAACAGGAAGCCGAATCAGAATCGGAgctcgaaagcgaaagtgagCCGGATGCAGAACGACAGCCAGATGAGGAAGACCGAACCCATAAGCCATCGACAATAGTGAAAGCCCGCACAAGACGCGAGGCCGATAGAAAGGCGGATCAGGAGATCAAAAAGTTTTACAAACTGGAGTGCGAGATTTGTTCCATTGCACAGAGTGACTTCACGAAACTGTTGGCGCACTACCAGAGCCAGCATGGCACTCGCGGCTACATGCGCTGCTGCAATAAACAGTTTTTCTATCGCCACGCCATTGTGGAGCATATAGAGAACCATCGGGGTGACATTAGGTGTGAAATTTGCCTTAAAACGTACAAAACGCGTCGTTATCTGGCCCTGCATTTCGCTAAAAGCCACGGCAGCGAGGAGGATCGTCCATATAAATGTGCCACCTGCGGTTCCAGCTTCCCGAAGGCGTACCTTCTGCGGGCGCACGAATCGCTGCACGTACAGGAAACGTGTCCGATCTGCAAGAAGGTCCTGTCTAGCAATCATGCACTGAAGGTGCACATCTCGCAGATGCACACGAACGATACGCACCACATATGCGCTACCTGCGGTAAAACATTCCGGACAAAGATATCGATGGATCGCCACATGAAGGAGCATCTGGGGTTACCGTGTGAGGAGAAGGTACAGTGTGCGCAGTGCAACAAGTGGTTCCATGGTAAGCACAACCTCAAGAAGCACGTTCGATTTAAGCACACCGAAGTTGGGCAGCTGTTTCGGTGCGAAATATGCCAGCACGAGAGCCCCAACAGCCGGGCTCTATCGTATCACAAGCAGCGCGTACACGTCGAGGAGAATTTCGCGTGTGAGTACTGTGGCAAACGGTTCAAACGCAAGTTGTATCTCCGCGAGCACGTTGCATCGCACACCGGCAATCCACTCTACACTTGCAACATCTGCGGGCTCAAATTCAATTCACACGCGAACCATTTTACGCATCGGAAAACGAAACATCCGGTGGAGTGGGAGGCGCAAAGACGGTTGAAATCAGCGCAGGAGATGAGCAGAGATACCGTAACACTGGATAATGTGGTGTAGATAAGACCAGAGTTCGTTCAGTTTTTATTTAAGTTTTCAAGtcaacatttttaaaatgagTTTTACTTGGTTCAATAAGTTTAAGTCAACGCGTTAGTGAGTCCCATTAGAATAACTGTTATCGTGAAATATCCAATGCCAAATAAACTCCTCATAAATACGTAATttataaaacgaaaagaagaaaaaaatgttggccacaaaaaaaattgaaattcgtgTCAAGCATTCAACTACTGGATGTAACCATGGTGACGAAACGAGCGCTGGTTTGGGCGGAAGATCAACAAGCTTTGGAAATTTCGGCGCTACAAAACGTATACAAAACGATGAATTTCGTACGCCGTAACTGTGAAACGTCCTCAATATCTGTGCTAGATCGCAATCCACGCCATGGATAATGTGTGCAGGTTTTGCCTGGAACACATAGTGCGCAAAAAAGCAACTTCAATCGGCAACCATCAATTCAAATCGATGGTGCGACGAGTGTTCCCGTTCGAGGTAGGCCGGGGTAGAGGATGCTCGGTGTTGGAACTGACCTCGAACTGACgatgtttcttcctttttccgtaGATCGACTACGACGAGAAATTGCCAATGAAGGTTTGCGGGAAATGCTTCTCGGTAGTACGCGAGTTTCACTGGTACTCGCAGAAGGTGCAAGCTGTCCAAGAGCTCCTGGAACGACAGTTTTACACAACGGAGAACGAATCTTCATGCTCAGTGTCCCAAGCAGCCGTTGATGACGATAATGCTGGTAATCTTAGGGGAAGTGATGAGCAAATTGGTTTTGGCAAATGTGACCACAAAACACCAACCGAGAAACTTTCCGATGTAGTAAGTATCTCTTCGGAGGATACGCAATACACCGAACAAGATGCTGCCACTCCTGCTAATCATATCGACAGCCGTCATTGTTTAACGGATTGCTCAGATTCCTATGATTCGGAAAACGATACCAACGAGAAGCCAGAAGGGCAAGAAACAGAGTCGATGCAGTGCGATGTAAcgacaaacaacaatcaagaGTCCATCACAGCAACCATTCATGAATCACAAAACGAAAGATTTCATGCGGAAGTTGACAAACAGTCAGCATCGGTTACGGCGGATTGTCAGCGGAACGAGCTATTGGCGTACAGTGCGCCACAAGCAACGGAATACGATCAGAGCGGTGAAACAATGAACGACTACTTCCAAGGCCTTTCCGAGATTGTGATCAGCGAcactgctggttggtttgaagATGTACAAAATATCATCTGTGAAGAAGTGCCACTGTTGCAAGAATTTGAGATCTTCAACAGTGGCAGTTTTGCCGGGGCCGACAAATCCGTTGTGCAAGAGACGAAACCGAATGAGTCCTCGCAGCTTCACGATCAACCAACAGTTGCACCATATCCATGCGCTGCGGATACTTTCCAGGTCGCGCAACAAACGGCCACACATGCGAAGGTCGTGCACTATAAGGAAGGCTTAAATTCGAAGGAATCGGAAGAAATGGACTATGGTTATGAACAGAAAAGTAACGCAACAATGGGCGTCAGTTTAGAAGATCTGAATCCATCGGATGGTACAGAACCCCTAATAGATTCGTCAATGAACAATCCGCAAGAAGAGAATGATCAAGCCCAAGAATTACATGATGCAACCGAATCTGTAGCAAGCGGAATGTGCAACATGGATGCTACAGCAGCTGGTGCATGCGTTGGCTCACAACATCCTACATACCTTACGAAACATGACCGGACTAATGGTCATTTTAAAAGCCAGGATGATGGCTCCAAGGATGAACATAACCATAGCGATTTAATCGACCATGTACAGGAAGTGCCATACGAGGAGGAAGTCTATAGCGAGGAAGCAGCGAACCAGTCTCTCACCATCGTTGATCATGCAACCGTACGAGAGGTTTCTACGAAACAAGAATTGGGCAAAATTCCGGTCGTAGCTAAATCCGTTTTcgtcaacaacagcaatgcCCAACCCACGTCCAATAAGACCCAAACAGTAGTGatttcttcgtcgtcttctggTTTCATGGATGCGTTTAGTAAGTTTGTTGAACAGCAGAAACCTCCAGTCGAAAGTTACAACAATAGCATTTCAATACTCGAATCAAAGAGACAGGCGACAGTGGCCTCGATGTCGAGCAGTCAGCAAAATCTTCCCACTAagaaaacaacattaaaaaaagatAATGAAAAGGCATCCAACGAGCTAGACAATGCTATAGAGAAGTACTTCGACCTCCAATGCGAACTGTGCCCCCAAATTACCGAGGAATGCTTTACCACCTTTGACAAACTAACGGCACACTTTCGAAAAGTACACGATATACGCGGGTATGCGCGATGCTGCGGCAAACAGTTCTTTTATCGTCGCCAATTGATGGATCACATCGATTATCATCGGGGTCTTCTGCGGTGTAGCGTTTGCGATAGAAGCTTCACCACGAGAGCTGCCATGAAGCAGCACGAGAACGTGTACCATAAACCGACGAAATTGCAGTTTCCGTGCACGGAGTGTAGGACGGTGTGCGACACCCAGAACGAATTGTCAGTCCACAAGTCTTTGATGCACAATAGAGTACCTAGCGAGACGCATGAGAACCAAGACCAAAGGACGAAGGATTGCAAAACATGCGGCGCATCTTTCACCTCAGAACAGCAGCTGAATAATCACATGATGGTGCACTGTGgaaacgagaacgaaacgaaactcgCTAATACCCGACCGTGTCTACATTGTAGCAAAGTCTTTCGAACGGAGAAGCGCTTTAACTCGCATATGCTTCTGTATCATCCCAGGCACGTGTTCTCCTGCGATCTTTGTAGCTTTTCGTCTCCCAATATGTCGTTGCTGCGGAAACACAAACTAAACAAGCATGCAGCAATCGTCTCAAGCCGCAGCAGAACGCTGATGACACAAAGTGAACGCCGGTTAACGGGTGTTGTGTACGGTGGAAAGGCGCACATAGGTAGTGGGTTCGTGGGAAGTGAAAACCTTCTGGCGTTACAtagtcaccagcagcaccgctccGATAA
This sequence is a window from Anopheles darlingi chromosome 3, idAnoDarlMG_H_01, whole genome shotgun sequence. Protein-coding genes within it:
- the LOC125955272 gene encoding uncharacterized protein LOC125955272 isoform X1, with amino-acid sequence MDNVCRFCLEHIVRKKATSIGNHQFKSMVRRVFPFEIDYDEKLPMKVCGKCFSVVREFHWYSQKVQAVQELLERQFYTTENESSCSVSQAAVDDDNAGNLRGSDEQIGFGKCDHKTPTEKLSDVVSISSEDTQYTEQDAATPANHIDSRHCLTDCSDSYDSENDTNEKPEGQETESMQCDVTTNNNQESITATIHESQNERFHAEVDKQSASVTADCQRNELLAYSAPQATEYDQSGETMNDYFQGLSEIVISDTAGWFEDVQNIICEEVPLLQEFEIFNSGSFAGADKSVVQETKPNESSQLHDQPTVAPYPCAADTFQVAQQTATHAKVVHYKEGLNSKESEEMDYGYEQKSNATMGVSLEDLNPSDGTEPLIDSSMNNPQEENDQAQELHDATESVASGMCNMDATAAGACVGSQHPTYLTKHDRTNGHFKSQDDGSKDEHNHSDLIDHVQEVPYEEEVYSEEAANQSLTIVDHATVREVSTKQELGKIPVVAKSVFVNNSNAQPTSNKTQTVVISSSSSGFMDAFSKFVEQQKPPVESYNNSISILESKRQATVASMSSSQQNLPTKKTTLKKDNEKASNELDNAIEKYFDLQCELCPQITEECFTTFDKLTAHFRKVHDIRGYARCCGKQFFYRRQLMDHIDYHRGLLRCSVCDRSFTTRAAMKQHENVYHKPTKLQFPCTECRTVCDTQNELSVHKSLMHNRVPSETHENQDQRTKDCKTCGASFTSEQQLNNHMMVHCGNENETKLANTRPCLHCSKVFRTEKRFNSHMLLYHPRHVFSCDLCSFSSPNMSLLRKHKLNKHAAIVSSRSRTLMTQSERRLTGVVYGGKAHIGSGFVGSENLLALHSHQQHRSDKTVYSINSNEAKNDDNKATEAYY
- the LOC125955272 gene encoding uncharacterized protein LOC125955272 isoform X2 translates to MDNVCRFCLEHIVRKKATSIGNHQFKSMVRRVFPFEIDYDEKLPMKVCGKCFSVVREFHWYSQKVQAVQELLERQFYTTENESSCSVSQAAVDDDNAGNLRGSDEQIGFGKCDHKTPTEKLSDVPSLFNGLLRFL